In Brassica rapa cultivar Chiifu-401-42 chromosome A06, CAAS_Brap_v3.01, whole genome shotgun sequence, a single window of DNA contains:
- the LOC103871255 gene encoding probable LRR receptor-like serine/threonine-protein kinase At1g51820 yields the protein MERHCVFIATFMLILHLVQAQDSTGFINVGCGLPPHESPYNALPTGLSYTSDIGLVNTGKTGQIAKEFEPNYTKPLTTLRYFPDGVRNCYTLNVTRDTKYLIMAKFVYGNYDGLKTDPNFDLYFGPNIWTTVSKNDTREEIIHVTKSNSLQVCLVKTGTSIPFINILELRPLRSTAYVTQSGSLKYLFRVYLSNSRLGIRYPDDIYDRAWFPYFDEKSWTQVTTNLTVNITNNYELPQGVAATGATPLNDAETLNITWDVEPPTAKFYTYMHFAELQTLRANDTREFNTTMNGKYSYGPYTPTPLKIETVLDVKPEECDEGACLLQLVRTSKSTLPPLLNAIEAFTEINFPQMETDGDDVYGIKNVQDSYGLDRISWQGDPCVPIQFLWDGLNCDNSDNSTPPIITSLNLSSSGLVGTITQAIQNLTHLEKLDLSNNNLTGEIPEFLADIKSLLFIDLSGNNITGSVPPSILQKKGMKLNVNNNPHLLCPAGSCVNNGGDKHKKKSIIVPVVASVASLAVLIGAFIMFLVLRKKKASKLEDGRSSQQAIMTKNRRFTYSEVMTMTNNFQRVLGKGGFGIVYHGVVNGTEQVAVKILSHSSSQGYKQFKAEVELLLRVHHKNLVGLVGYCDENDKLALIYEYMANGDLKEHMSGTRNRFLLNWGTRLKIVIDSAQGLEYLHNGCTPPMVHRDVKTTNILLNEHFEAKLADFGLSRSFPTEGGTHVSTVVAGTPGYLDPEYYRTNWLTEKSDVYSFGIVLLEIITNRHVIDQSREKAHIAEWVGLMLIKGDIISIMDPSLNGDYDSGSVWKAVELAMSCLNPSSTRRPTMSQVVIGLKECLASENSRGGASRDMDSKSSIEVSLTFDTDVNPTAR from the exons ATGGAGAGACATTGTGTGTTCATTGCTACTTTCATGCTGATACTTCATCTTGTTCAAGCTCAAGATTCAACCG GGTTCATCAATGTGGGTTGCGGTTTACCCCCTCATGAGTCTCCTTACAACGCACTCCCAACCGGTTTATCATATACATCAGATATCGGTTTAGTTAACACTGGTAAAACCGGTCAAATCGCCAAGGAGTTTGAGCCCAACTACACTAAACCGTTAACGACACTGAGATATTTTCCAGATGGAGTACGTAACTGCTACACTCTCAATGTCACACGCGACACCAAGTACCTGATCATGGCCAAGTTCGTATATGGAAACTACGATGGTCTTAAGACCGACCCAAACTTTGACCTTTACTTCGGTCCGAATATTTGGACAACCGTGTCTAAAAATGATACTAGAGAGGAGATCATTCATGTGACGAAATCTAATTCTCTACAGGTATGTCTTGTTAAGACAGGAACAAGTATACCTTTCATAAATATCTTGGAGCTACGACCATTGCGGAGTACTGCGTACGTTACTCAAAGCGGCTCGTTGAAGTACTTATTCAGGGTGTACCTTAGCAACTCCCGTCTTGGTATACG GTATCCAGATGATATCTATGATAGAGCATGGTTTCCATACTTCGACGAGAAATCATGGACACAAGTAACAACGAATCTAACAGTAAACATTACCAATAATTATGAGTTACCACAAGGGGTAGCAGCAACGGGCGCAACACCTCTAAACGATGCCGAGACATTAAACATTACATGGGACGTGGAGCCTCCTACTGCAAAGTTCTACACCTACATGCACTTTGCAGAGCTTCAGACTCTACGAGCCAACGATACAAGGGAATTCAACACGACTATGAATGGAAAATATTCATATGGACCTTATACTCCTACACCATTAAAAATCGAAACAGTACTCGACGTAAAACCAGAGGAATGTGATGAAGGGGCATGTCTTTTGCAGCTTGTGAGGACATCCAAATCAACTCTTCCTCCTCTACTTAATGCTATTGAGGCTTTCACTGAGATTAATTTCCCGCAAATGGAGACAGATGGAGATGATG TTTACGGTATCAAGAATGTTCAAGATAGTTATGGACTGGATAGAATCAGTTGGCAAGGAGACCCATGTGTGCCCATACAGTTTTTGTGGGATGGTCTAAATTGCGATAACTCTGATAATTCTACTCCACCAATAATAACTTCCTT AAACTTATCTTCAAGTGGACTAGTTGGGACTATCACACAAGCAATTCAAAACCTTACTCACCTGGAAAAGTT GGACTTGTCAAATAACAATTTGACCGGAGAAATACCTGAATTTCTTGCTGATATAAAATCACTTTTGTTCAT AGACTTAAGTGGTAATAATATCACTGGCTCAGTCCCTCCCTCAATTCTTCAGAAGAAAGGAATGAAGTTAAA TGTCAACAACAACCCTCATCTTCTTTGCCCTGCTGGTTCATGTGTGAACAACGGAGGGGATAAACATAAGAAAAAGAGTATCATTGTACCCGTGGTTGCATCGGTTGCTTCACTAGCCGTTCTTATTGGAGCATTCATCATGTTCCTTGTTCTCAGAAAGAAAAAAGCGTCAAAACTTGAAG ATGGAAGATCATCTCAACAGGCAATAATGACAAAGAATAGAAGATTTACTTACTCAGAAGTTATGACAATGACAAATAACTTCCAAAGAGTCCTCGGTAAAGGAGGGTTTGGAATCGTGTATCATGGTGTTGTGAATGGTACAGAACAAGTAGCTGTTAAGATTCTTTCCCATTCATCATCTCAAGGATACAAACAATTCAAAGCTGAG GTAGAACTTCTTCTTAGAGTTCATCACAAGAATTTGGTTGGTCTTGTTGGATATTGTGACGAAAATGATAAGTTGGCTCTCATTTATGAATACATGGCCAATGGAGATTTAAAAGAACATATGTCAG GAACACGTAACCGCTTTCTTTTAAATTGGGGAACTAGACTAAAAATAGTCATCGACTCTGCACAAG GACTTGAGTATTTGCATAATGGATGTACACCACCAATGGTTCATAGAGACGTCAAAACCACAAACATACTGTTGAATGAACATTTTGAGGCCAAACTTGCTGATTTTGGACTTTCAAGGTCATTTCCAACTGAAGGTGGAACTCATGTGTCAACAGTTGTTGCTGGAACTCCTGGATATCTAGATCCCGA ATACTATAGAACAAACTGGTTGACAGAGAAGAGTGATGTTTATAGTTTCGGAATAGTATTGTTGGAGATCATCACAAACCGACATGTGATCGATCAAAGCCGTGAAAAGGCACATATTGCAGAATGGGTGGGATTAATGCTTATAAAAGGAGATATAATAAGCATTATGGATCCAAGTCTAAATGGAGATTATGATTCTGGTTCTGTGTGGAAAGCTGTTGAACTAGCAATGTCTTGTCTGAATCCTTCTTCAACGAGAAGGCCTACCATGAGTCAAGTTGTTATTGGATTAAAAGAGTGTCTTGCATCTGAAAACTCAAGAGGAGGAGCGAGTAGGGATATGGACTCAAAGAGTTCAATAGAAGTGAGCTTGACCTTTGATACTGATGTGAACCCAACAGCTCGGTAG
- the LOC103871257 gene encoding IAA-amino acid hydrolase ILR1-like 4 produces the protein MSLCKWVSFLLIIRLLNSSQISSSSSLTSNGFSQIPPKFLALAKRNDFFEWMVGIRRRIHENPELGYEEVDTSKLVRTELEKMGVSYKYPVAVTGVVGYFGTGQAPFVALRADMDALPMQEMVEWEHKSKVPGKMHACGHDAHTTMLLGAAKLLKEHQDELQGTVILVFQPAEEGGGGAKKIVEAGVLKDVSAIFGLHVTNQLGLGLVSSREGPLLAGSGFFEAKISGKGGHAALPQHAIDPILAASNIIVTLQHLVSREADPLDSQVVTVAKFEGGGAFNVIPDSVTIGGTFRAFSTKSFTQLKKRIEQVITRQASVHMCNATVDFLQEEKPFFPPTVNDKALHMFFKNVSGDMLGTKNYFEMQPLMGAEDFSFYQVSMPGHFSFVGMQNEAHSPMASPHSPYFEVNEEVLPYGAALHASMATRYLLDSKTSSPSNSKDEL, from the exons ATGAGTCTCTGCAAATGGGTTTCCTTTCTTTTAATCATTCGCTTGCTCAACTCGTCTCAgatttcatcttcatcttctttaacCTCAAATGGGTTTTCACAAATCCCTCCAAAGTTTCTTGCTTTAGCTAAAAGAAACGATTTTTTCGAGTGGATGGTTGGGATCAGAAGGAGAATCCACGAGAACCCAGAGTTGGGTTACGAGGAAGTGGATACGTCTAAGCTCGTTAGGACAGAGCTGGAGAAGATGGGTGTGTCTTATAAGTACCCAGTTGCTGTTACTGGTGTTGTCGGATACTTTGGAACTGGTCAAGCTCCTTTCGTTGCGTTGAGGGCAGATATGGATGCACTTCCTATGCAG GAAATGGTGGAATGGGAACACAAGAGTAAGGTTCCTGGGAAGATGCACGCTTGTGGACATGACGCTCACACTACCATGCTCCTTGGTGCTGCTAAGTTGCTCAAAGAACACCAAGATGAGCTACAG GGTACAGTGATTCTAGTTTTTCAACCGGCtgaggaaggaggaggaggtgcaAAGAAGATTGTGGAAGCTGGAGTGTTGAAGGATGTGAGTGCAATCTTTGGATTACATGTTACAAATCAGTTGGGGTTAGGCCTAGTGAGCTCAAGAGAAGGTCCATTGTTAGCTGGTAGTGGCTTTTTCGAGGCAAAGATAAGCGGGAAAGGAGGTCATGCAGCTCTTCCTCAGCACGCCATAGATCCGATACTGGCAGCTTCAAACATTATCGTTACCTTACAACACCTTGTTTCACGTGAGGCAGATCCTTTAGACTCTCAG GTAGTTACAGTTGCTAAGTTTGAAGGAGGGGGTGCTTTTAATGTGATTCCAGACTCTGTAACCATCGGTGGTACATTCAGAGCCTTTTCAACTAAAAGCTTTACACAACTCAAGAAAAGAATTGAACAG GTTATTACAAGGCAAGCGAGTGTGCACATGTGCAATGCCACAGTTGATTTCCTTCAAGAGGAGAAACCTTTTTTCCCACCGACCGTTAACGACAAAGCCTTGCACATGTTTTTCAAGAACGTCTCGGGTGATATGTTAGGGACCAAGAACTACTTCGAGATGCAACCGTTGATGGGAGCAGAGGATTTCTCTTTCTACCAAGTATCAATGCCTGGACATTTTAGCTTTGTTGGAATGCAAAACGAAGCTCATTCACCAATGGCGAGCCCTCACTCTCCTTATTTTGAGGTTAATGAAGAAGTACTACCTTATGGTGCTGCTCTTCATGCTTCTATGGCCACAAGATATCTTCTTGACTCCAAAACTTCGTCTCCGAGTAACTCTAAAGATGAACTTTGA
- the LOC103871258 gene encoding uncharacterized protein At1g51745 → MESNDDKNLKAINASVGRLVWVRLRNGSWWPGQTLLHEEVPESPLLSPKLGTPIKLLGRDDVGIDWYVLEKSKSVKAFRCGEYDAHIEKAKASAAAARASSKKTVKCTRRENAIISALEIENAHLAKEDHPDNNLCSEEEDDEVTESEDRGEAEDELELLQSSMSSQEMVKVEPKRRRTPNDSEEDGTEGNKRMRGLEDIGKEHVGATVLHRQEMGSICDVNLSNGYIVSNGYKACSPLSLKRKRSQVTNGSECSKRKNRSRQLTKVLECTAMVCVPGTSDQLVTSGLEPVESMKSVSVVINNNSDSTGVSCENAPENVVGDSHNNKAKDSETSSVSVSAEDAVQLYDVPLTEGEAKHSAGFPAACTISSSRAALVSALTRRCSHDVSVKKEARNGSAFANPPDTQLVIWNSNGIEKSTSKWKLKGKRNSRQRSKKQEARSGVYSEEANNNRPLLLPALFEVKIEVRASCNKPRVPLVSRMSKLNGKAIVGHPVSVEALEESYYNGMVMSQAVVKAKSLSKKKSNKRKTTGPFGKSSKSKKKSSSLSVKTRRLSTLTERSKKQTIEKLKETVVACIPLKVVFSRINQVLKGSARQTQHRALPSAVKT, encoded by the exons ATGGAGAGTAATGATGACAAAAACCTGAAGGCTATTAATGCTTCAGTAGGAAGATTGGTCTGGGTTCGTCTCCGTAACGGTTCTTGGTGGCCAGGACAGACTCTGCTTCATGAGGAAGTTCCTGAAAGCCCTCTGCTTTCTCCAAAACTCGGCACTCCTATAAAGCTTCTAGGTCGTGATGATGTTGGCAT TGATTGGTATGTACTTGAAAAGTCCAAGAGCGTGAAGGCGTTTCGTTGTGGAGAGTATGATGCTCACATTGAGAAAGCAAAGGCTTCTGCTGCTGCAGCGAGGGCTAGTAGTAAGAAGACTGTCAAATGTACTCGCCGAGAGAATGCCATTATCAGTGCCTTAGAGATTGAGAATGCACATCTTGCAAAAGAAGACCATCCAGACAATAATTTGTGTAGtgaggaggaagatgatgagGTTACAGAATCTGAAGATAGAGGAGAAGCTGAAGATGAACTTGAGCTATTGCAATCTAGTATGTCTTCCCAAGAAATGGTGAAGGTGGAgccaaagagaagaagaacaccGAATGACTCTGAAGAAGATGGGACTGAAGGAAACAAGCGAATGAGAGGGCTTGAGGACATTGGAAAAGAACATGTGGGTGCTACTGTCTTGCATAGGCAAGAAATGGGTTCAATCTGTGATGTAAACCTCAGTAATGGCTATATTGTTTCCAATGGGTACAAGGCATGCTCACCGTTGTCACTGAAAAGAAAAAGGTCCCAAGTCACTAACGGTAGTGAGTGCTCTAAAAGGAAAAACCGAAGCCGGCAACTGACAAAGGTGTTAGAGTGTACAGCTATGGTCTGTGTCCCTGGTACCTCTGACCAGCTTGTCACATCTGGATTGGAGCCTGTTGAATCCATGAAGAGTGTATCTGTTGTAATCAACAATAACTCAGATAGCACTGGGGTCTCATGCGAGAATGCTCCTGAGAATGTTGTTGGAGACTCACATAACAACAAGGCAAAAGACAGTGAAACTTCCAGCGTATCAGTTTCAGCGGAAGACGCTGTGCAGTTATACGATGTTCCATTAACTGAAGGAGAAGCAAAACACTCTGCAG GTTTTCCAGCAGCTTGCACCATTTCCTCATCAAGGGCAGCTCTTGTTTCCGCCTTGACAAGGCGGTGTAGTCATGATGTGTCTGTTAAGAAAGAGGCAAGAAATGGATCAGCTTTTGCAAATCCACCAGATACACAACTTGTCATCTGGAACTCGAACGGGATTGAGAAGAGCACTTCTAAGTGGAAGCTAAAAGGAAAGAGGAACTCAAGGCAGAGGAGTAAGAAACAAGAAGCGAGAAGTGGTGTGTACAGCGAGGAAGCTAATAATAACAGGCCACTGCTTCTTCCTGCGCTGTTCGAAGTGAAGATTGAAGTAAGAGCTAGCTGTAACAAACCACGAGTTCCACTGGTTTCTCGTATGAGTAAACTGAACGGTAAAGCTATTGTGGGGCATCCTGTAAGTGTTGAAGCCTTGGAAGAAAGCTACTACAACGGTATGGTGATGTCTCAAGCTGTTGTAAAGGCAAAGTCATTGTCTAAAAAGAAGAGCAACAAGAGGAAAACAACTGGTCCTTTTGGAAAGTCATCGAAGTCAAAGAAGAAATCGTCTTCCCTATCGGTAAAGACAAGAAGGCTCTCTACTCTGACGgaaagaagcaagaagcagacaATAGAAAAGCTAAAGGAAACGGTTGTGGCTTGTATACCGTTGAAAGTAGTGTTTAGTAGGATAAACCAAGTGTTGAAAGGCTCAGCAAGACAAACACAACACCGAGCATTGCCATCTGCTGTCAAAACATGA
- the LOC103871259 gene encoding syntaxin-81 codes for MSRFRDRTEDFKDSVRKSAISDGYTEAKVASTMASFIIHKPKERSPFTRAALKTLESIKELDQFMMKHRKDYVDMHRTTEHEKDSIEQEITAFIKACKEQIDVLKNSIRNEEANSKGWLGLAADNFNADTIAHKHGVVLILSEKLHSVTAQFDQLRATRFQDIINRAMPRRKPKRITKEASPVNATLANPEPVEPDEIQAQPRRLQQQQLLDDETQALQVELSNLLDGARQTETKMVEMSALNHLMATHVLQQAQQIEVLYDQAVEATKNVELGNKELSQAIQRNSSSRTFLLLFFFVLTFSVLFLDWYS; via the exons atgTCGAGATTCAGAGACAGAACAGAGGATTTCAAGGACTCTGTTCGCAAATCCGCTATCTCTGATGGCTACACCGAG GCTAAAGTGGCATCGACGATGGCGTCTTTTATCATACATAAGCCAAAGGAGAGGTCTCCTTTCACCAGGGCTGCTCTCAAAACG CTGGAAAGCATCAAGGAGTTGGATCAGTTTATGATGAAGCATCGTAAGGACTATGTTGATATGCACCGCACTACTGAACATGAAAAGGATAGCATTGAACAAGAA ATTACTGCTTTTATTAAAGCTTGCAAAGAACAGATTGATGTTCTCAAAAACAGCATTAGAAATGAAGAAGCAAACTCCAAAGGATGGCTTGGTCTCGCAGCTGATAACTTCAATGCTGATACTATTGCACACAAACATGGAGTG GTTTTGATTTTGAGCGAGAAGCTTCATTCAGTCACCGCACAGTTTGACCAGCTTAGAGCTACTCGTTTCCAAGATATTATTAACCGAGCTATGCCTAGAAGAAAACCTAAGAGGATCACGAAGGAAGCTAGTCCAGTTAATGCAACTCTGGCAAATCCGGAGCCCGTAGAGCCCGATGAAATTCAGGCCCAGCCTCGTAGATTACAACAACAACAGCTTCTAGACGATGAAACACAAGCCCTTCAA GTAGAGCTGAGTAATCTTTTAGATGGTGCTAGGCAGACGGAGACTAAGATGGTGGAGATGTCTGCATTGAACCACTTGATGGCAACTCATGTTCTGCAACAAGCCCAACAGATTGAAGTTTTATATGACCAG GCTGTTGAGGCAACGAAGAACGTGGAGCTTGGAAACAAAGAGCTTTCACAAGCAATCCAACGTAACAGCAGCAGCAGAACCTTTCTCTTGCTGTTTTTCTTCGTCCTTACTTTCTCTGTCTTGTTCTTGGATTGGTACAGTTAA
- the LOC103871262 gene encoding probable disease resistance protein At1g15890 — MGGCISVDIPCDQALNQTCSRLFGDRNYIHMMKANLGALETAMQKLRESRDDLLTRVSIEEDKGLVRLAQVEGWLSRVASIDSQVSDLLKDKPTEIKRLCIFGYFSKKCISSCKYGKDVWKKLEEVKELLSEGVFEELAGKRPAPKVVKKEIQTTIGLDSMVGKAWDSIMKPEGRTLGIYGMGGVGKTTLLARINNKFDEEVNELDVVIWVVVSKDLQYKGIRNQILGKLRVDKEWENQTEEEKAASIHKILGKKKFILLLDDLWSEVDLNKIGVPRPTQENNGSKIVFTTRSKEVCRYMEADDELKLNCLSTNKAWELFQNVVGEVSLKRHPDIPTLAKQICEKCYGLPLALNVIGKAMSCKEDVHEWRDAIHVLNTSSHHEFRVMEEKILSILKFSYDGLKEENVKSCFLYCSLFPEDYEITKDDLIEYWINEGFINGKRDEDGSNNQGHVIIGSLVRAHLLMESETTVKMHDVLREMAIWIGKEEEKQCVKTGGKLSFIPKDTNWSVLRRISLMSNQIEQVSCSPKCPNLSTLFLGDNKLEGISDKFFKFMPALVVLDLSRNRDLSELPEGIHSLTSLRYLNLSHTSISSLSVGLKRLRKLISLDLEFTWLDSIDGIGTSLPNLQVLKLYRSPVFIDASSIEELQLLEHLKILTGSVVDALMLESIQRVERLASCVQRLWIINLSAEVVTFNTVALGGLRQLDIELSRISEIKIDWKSKEKEDLPCNSSPCFKHLSSIFLRSLEGPKELSWLLFAPNLKHLEVAYSGSLEEIINKEKGMHPDMMVPFQKLESFSLRGLDELKRICSNPPTLPSLKKIVVEHCRKLPKAATESFRDMNRNEVDE; from the coding sequence ATGGGAGGCTGTATATCAGTAGATATACCATGTGATCAAGCGCTGAATCAAACCTGCAGCCGTTTATTTGGTGATAGAAATTACATTCACATGATGAAGGCTAATCTTGGCGCTCTGGAGACAGCTATGCAAAAACTTAGAGAAAGTCGAGATGATCTGTTAACAAGAGTTTccattgaagaagataaaggttTGGTGCGGCTTGCTCAAGTAGAAGGATGGTTGTCAAGGGTAGCAAGTATTGACTCTCAGGTCAGTGATCTGCTTAAGGATAAACCAACTGAAATCAAAAGATTGtgtatttttggatatttttccaAAAAATGCATATCAAGCTGTAAGTATGGTAAAGACGTATGGAAGAAGTTGGAAGAAGTTAAAGAGCTTCTATCTGAAGGAGTTTTTGAAGAGTTGGCCGGAAAAAGACCTGCACCAAAGGTGGTGAAGAAAGAGATCCAAACAACAATAGGTTTGGATTCAATGGTTGGAAAGGCATGGGACAGCATCATGAAACCTGAAGGAAGAACTTTAGGTATTTATGGAATGGGGGGAGTTGGGAAAACAACCCTCTTAGCTCGTATCAACAACAAATTCGACGAAGAGGTGAATGAACTTGATGTTGTGATATGGGTTGTGGTCTCTAAAGATTTGCAATACAAGGGCATTCGGAATCAGATTCTAGGAAAATTACGTGTTGACAAGGAATGGGAAAATCAAACAGAGGAGGAGAAAGCAGCTTCCATACACAAAATCCTAggaaaaaagaaatttatacTGCTATTAGATGATCTGTGGAGCGAGGTCGATTTGAACAAGATTGGAGTTCCACGTCCAACTCAAGAAAATAATGGATCGAAGATAGTTTTCACCACTCGCTCAAAGGAAGTTTGCAGATACATGGAAGCTGATGATGAGCTAAAACTTAATTGTTTGTCAACGAATAAAGCGTGGGAACTGTTTCAAAATGTAGTTGGAGAAGTCTCATTAAAGCGGCATCCAGATATTCCCACACTTGCAAAACAAATTTGTGAAAAATGTTATGGCTTGCCGCTTGCACTCAATGTGATTGGCAAAGCCATGTCATGTAAAGAGGATGTACACGAATGGCGTGATGCAATTCATGTTCTCAATACGTCTAGCCACCACGAGTTTCGAGTTATGGAAGAAAAGATTCTTTCAATTTTGAAGTTCAGCTATGATGGCTTAAAGGAAGAAAATGTGAAATCATGCTTCCTATACTGTTCTTTGTTCCCGGAAGATTATGAAATAACGAAGGACGATTTGATAGAGTATTGGATCAACGAAGGATTTATAAATGGAAAGAGAGATGAAGATGGAAGTAACAACCAAGGTCATGTTATTATTGGTTCGTTAGTTCGTGCGCATCTATTGATGGAATCAGAAACTACTGTGAAAATGCATGATGTGTTACGTGAAATGGCTATTTGGATAGGAAAAGAGGAAGAAAAACAGTGCGTCAAAACAGGTGGGAAGCTAAGCTTTATACCAAAGGACACCAACTGGTCAGTTTTGAGAAGGATCTCATTGATGAGTAATCAAATTGAACAGGTATCTTGCTCTCCCAAATGCCCCAACCTTTCGACTCTATTTCTCGGGGATAACAAGTTGGAGGGTATATCGGATAAATTCTTTAAGTTTATGCCAGCCCTTGTCGTCTTGGATCTTTCGCGTAACCGTGATCTTAGTGAATTGCCGGAAGGAATTCACAGCTTGACTTCCTTGCGATACCTCAATTTATCACACACAAGTATAAGTTCGTTATCGGTTGGTTTGAAGAGGTTGAGGAAACTAATAAGCCTAGACCTGGAGTTTACCTGGCTTGACAGCATTGATGGGATAGGAACAAGCTTACCAAATCTTCAGGTGTTGAAACTATATCGTTCTCCTGTTTTTATTGATGCAAGTTCAATTGAAGAGCTTCAACTTTTAGAGCACTTGAAGATTTTAACAGGAAGCGTGGTAGATGCTTTAATGTTGGAAAGTATCCAAAGAGTTGAGCGATTGGCGAGTTGTGTTCAACGCCTTTGGATTATCAATTTGTCCGCCGAGGTTGTAACATTTAACACGGTAGCTCTGGGTGGTCTTCGACAACTTGATATTGAGTTGTCCAGAATCTCAGAGATAAAGATAGACTGGAAAAGCAAAGAGAAGGAAGATCTTCCATGTAACAGTTCTCCATGCTTCAAGCACCTCTCAAGTATTTTTTTACGCAGTTTGGAAGGTCCGAAAGAATTGAGCTGGTTATTGTTTGCTCCAAATCTCAAGCATCTAGAGGTGGCATATTCAGGAAGCCTagaagaaataataaataaggAGAAGGGAATGCATCCTGATATGATGGTTCCCTTTCAGAAGCTAGAATCCTTCAGTTTAAGGGGTTTGGATGAATTAAAGAGAATATGCTCAAATCCTCCAACTCTTCCATCCCTGAAAAAAATTGTTGTCGAACACTGCCGAAAGCTGCCGAAAGCTGCCACAGAGAGTTTCCGAGACATGAACAGGAATGAAGTTGATGAATGA
- the LOC103871263 gene encoding glycolipid transfer protein 1-like isoform X1 yields the protein MLSCVVSKHGNVIIISEISSFVLVFSSVKSWKMEGTVFTPCLEGMKHVKSEQGEMLTMPFLDLCKTLFPVLDKFGAAMTIVKSDISGNITRLEKNYLSDPDKYKYLYTIVQGEIESGTAKGSSSCTNGLLWLTRAMDFLVELCRNLVAHQDWSMSQACGDSYQKTLKKWHGWFASSTSSMGLKLAPDRKKFMEVTAGSGDINADMERFFSEFGPLLQENHKFLVNMDFKNLKLLQCLQISSLALILMLFLFLFIRRLVLVWTT from the exons ATGTTATCCTGTGTTGTGTCTAAACATGGAAATGTAATAATAATATCTGAGATTTCCTCTTTTGTTCTCGTTTTCAGTTCAGTCAAGAGTTGGAAAATGGAAGGGACTGTGTTCACGCCTTGTTTGGAAGGAATGAAGCATGTCAAATCTGAACAAGGCGAGATGCTTACTATGCCTTTTCTTGACCTCTGCAAGACCCTCTTCCCTGTTTTAG ATAAGTTTGGAGCTGCTATGACTATCGTGAAATCTGACATTAGTGGCAACATAACG AGGTTGGAGAAGAACTACTTGTCTGATCCAGACAAGTACAAGTACTTGTACACCATTGTTCAAGGTGAAATTGAGTCAGGGACAGCAAAAGGATCGTCTAGTTGTACCAATGGTCTTCTCTGGTTAACCAG AGCAATGGATTTCTTAGTGGAGTTATGCCGCAACTTGGTAGCACATCAAGACTGGTCAATGTCACAAGCTTGTGGTGACTCGTACCAAAAAACACTCAAGAAATGGCACGGATGGTTCGCTAGCTCTACCTCTTCT aTGGGTTTAAAGCTTGCTCCAGACAGGAAGAAGTTCATGGAGGTTACAGCTGGTTCTGGTGACATCAATGCTGACATGGAAAGGTTTTTCTCAGAGTTTGGTCCACTCCTTCAAGAAAATCACAAATTTCTGGTAAACATGGACTTTAAAAACCTCAAATTATTGCAATGTCTTCAGATTTCATCACTAGCTTTGATTCTCATGttgttcttgtttttatttattcgCAGGCTAGTGTTGGTATGGACGACATGA
- the LOC103871263 gene encoding glycolipid transfer protein 1-like isoform X2, whose translation MLSCVVSKHGNVIIISEISSFVLVFSSVKSWKMEGTVFTPCLEGMKHVKSEQGEMLTMPFLDLCKTLFPVLDKFGAAMTIVKSDISGNITRLEKNYLSDPDKYKYLYTIVQGEIESGTAKGSSSCTNGLLWLTRAMDFLVELCRNLVAHQDWSMSQACGDSYQKTLKKWHGWFASSTSSMGLKLAPDRKKFMEVTAGSGDINADMERFFSEFGPLLQENHKFLASVGMDDMKAA comes from the exons ATGTTATCCTGTGTTGTGTCTAAACATGGAAATGTAATAATAATATCTGAGATTTCCTCTTTTGTTCTCGTTTTCAGTTCAGTCAAGAGTTGGAAAATGGAAGGGACTGTGTTCACGCCTTGTTTGGAAGGAATGAAGCATGTCAAATCTGAACAAGGCGAGATGCTTACTATGCCTTTTCTTGACCTCTGCAAGACCCTCTTCCCTGTTTTAG ATAAGTTTGGAGCTGCTATGACTATCGTGAAATCTGACATTAGTGGCAACATAACG AGGTTGGAGAAGAACTACTTGTCTGATCCAGACAAGTACAAGTACTTGTACACCATTGTTCAAGGTGAAATTGAGTCAGGGACAGCAAAAGGATCGTCTAGTTGTACCAATGGTCTTCTCTGGTTAACCAG AGCAATGGATTTCTTAGTGGAGTTATGCCGCAACTTGGTAGCACATCAAGACTGGTCAATGTCACAAGCTTGTGGTGACTCGTACCAAAAAACACTCAAGAAATGGCACGGATGGTTCGCTAGCTCTACCTCTTCT aTGGGTTTAAAGCTTGCTCCAGACAGGAAGAAGTTCATGGAGGTTACAGCTGGTTCTGGTGACATCAATGCTGACATGGAAAGGTTTTTCTCAGAGTTTGGTCCACTCCTTCAAGAAAATCACAAATTTCTG GCTAGTGTTGGTATGGACGACATGAAAGCTGCTTAA